The following proteins are encoded in a genomic region of Terriglobales bacterium:
- a CDS encoding AsmA-like C-terminal region-containing protein encodes MAVVAVSTITLSQKWPFTRKRVVKDLAHATASRVEIRSFQQTFFPHPGCIAEGLTFRRSLDPQTPPLITIRRLVVQGTYTGLLTHYISVLRAEGMRIIVPPLGSSSSRPQATSAAQQSSNNKLEIGQMLTNDALLDFTSHNPNKPPIRFAIHQFSMQNWGTGRAMPFSTSLLIPTPPGEVVARGNLGPWIGNPAQAPVTGEYSFKRADLGVFKGIAGVLSSNGKFQGTMRNLGVQGATDVPAFELTRNHHRVRLTTQFRASVNATNGDVILQDVNAHFWNTDVISHGNIEGRPGEKGKTASLNLMVREGRIQDLLFLIVRSPKPPLSGVVSLKADATIPPGQKPFLRKLQLQGDFGVDDARFTKPATQQQMDQLSERARGHAEVEDPADVVSDLKGHVVVNDGVAKLTNLSFKVPGADAEMHGTYDLLSQRVNLHGILRMQAKLSQATSGVKSFLVKALDPFLNNNRPGAPFPISITGTYHHPSYHVSSTPQKEKRASSHEP; translated from the coding sequence ATGGCAGTTGTTGCTGTCTCGACTATCACGCTCAGCCAAAAGTGGCCCTTTACTCGCAAACGAGTAGTAAAAGATCTTGCGCATGCAACCGCGAGCAGGGTAGAGATCAGGAGTTTTCAACAAACATTTTTTCCGCATCCCGGATGCATCGCCGAAGGGTTGACCTTTCGGCGCAGTCTAGACCCTCAAACTCCGCCGCTGATTACCATCCGGCGACTCGTTGTCCAGGGAACTTACACTGGCCTTCTTACTCATTACATATCGGTTCTTCGCGCCGAAGGAATGCGCATAATTGTGCCACCCCTGGGAAGCAGCAGCTCCCGACCTCAAGCGACCAGCGCCGCACAGCAGAGCTCAAACAATAAATTGGAGATCGGGCAGATGCTCACCAATGACGCGCTGCTGGATTTCACGTCTCACAATCCCAATAAGCCGCCAATAAGGTTCGCGATTCACCAATTTAGTATGCAGAACTGGGGCACCGGTCGAGCCATGCCCTTCTCGACTTCCCTACTGATCCCCACCCCGCCCGGGGAAGTGGTTGCCCGCGGCAATTTAGGACCTTGGATAGGGAATCCTGCACAGGCTCCGGTTACGGGTGAGTATTCATTCAAGCGCGCCGACCTGGGCGTCTTCAAGGGCATAGCCGGCGTGCTTTCCTCCAACGGCAAGTTTCAAGGAACCATGAGAAATTTAGGTGTTCAAGGCGCCACCGACGTACCCGCCTTCGAGCTGACCCGCAATCACCATCGTGTGCGGCTAACCACGCAATTTCGTGCCTCAGTGAATGCCACCAACGGGGACGTGATACTTCAGGATGTGAATGCGCATTTTTGGAATACGGACGTTATCTCCCATGGCAATATCGAGGGTCGCCCCGGCGAAAAAGGAAAGACTGCGTCACTCAACTTGATGGTTCGCGAAGGGAGAATACAAGATCTTCTGTTTCTGATCGTCAGATCGCCTAAGCCGCCATTGTCTGGTGTGGTCAGCCTCAAGGCCGATGCTACGATTCCTCCTGGACAAAAGCCGTTTCTCAGAAAGTTGCAATTACAAGGCGACTTCGGGGTTGACGACGCGCGCTTCACTAAACCGGCAACTCAACAGCAAATGGATCAACTCAGCGAACGGGCGCGCGGACACGCCGAGGTGGAAGATCCCGCCGATGTCGTCTCCGACCTCAAGGGCCATGTCGTGGTGAATGATGGGGTTGCAAAACTTACGAACTTGTCCTTCAAGGTTCCCGGTGCGGATGCGGAGATGCACGGCACCTATGACTTGCTCAGTCAGCGCGTAAATCTGCACGGGATTCTGCGAATGCAGGCCAAATTGTCCCAGGCTACCTCTGGTGTTAAATCTTTTCTGGTGAAAGCGCTCGACCCATTCCTCAACAACAACCGTCCCGGCGCTCCCTTCCCCATCAGCATTACCGGCACCTACCATCACCCTTCGTATCATGTCTCTTCTACTCCTCAGAAAGAAAAGCGGGCCTCTTCCCACGAGCCATAG
- a CDS encoding class I SAM-dependent methyltransferase, with product MALDMDKLNAFVGRFVTDLGAAVHTGMVVIGEKLGLYKALAGHPMTSAELAAKTKTDERYVREWLASQAAGGYVTYDEKTDKFSLSEEQAFALAKEDSPAYLPGAFQLALGSLAAVPRIAESFRTGAGMGWHEHHDDVFHGCEKFFRPGYAANLVNSWIPALQDVKKKLEAGARVADVGCGKGASTILMAKAFPKSQFVGFDYHDKSIEGARESAKREGVADRVKFEVAKAKDYPGKDFDFVAVFDCLHDMGDPKGAAAHVRKSLKSDGTWMIVEPFANDNLKDNLTPVGRVYYSFSTLLCTPSSRSQEVGLCLGAQSGEARIRDVVTSAGFSRFRRATETPFNIVYEARP from the coding sequence ATGGCGCTCGACATGGATAAGCTCAATGCATTTGTGGGGCGGTTCGTCACCGACCTCGGTGCCGCGGTACATACCGGCATGGTGGTTATCGGGGAGAAGCTGGGACTTTACAAAGCCCTGGCTGGCCATCCCATGACATCTGCTGAACTTGCGGCGAAAACCAAAACTGATGAGCGCTACGTGCGCGAATGGCTGGCTTCGCAAGCGGCAGGCGGCTACGTCACTTACGACGAGAAAACTGACAAGTTCAGTCTCAGCGAGGAACAGGCCTTCGCCCTGGCAAAGGAAGACAGCCCGGCATATCTGCCCGGCGCATTCCAGTTGGCTCTGGGTTCTCTCGCAGCCGTTCCACGAATCGCCGAGTCGTTTCGCACCGGAGCAGGCATGGGCTGGCACGAGCATCATGACGATGTGTTTCATGGGTGCGAGAAGTTCTTCCGGCCCGGCTACGCCGCCAACCTGGTGAACAGTTGGATCCCAGCGCTCCAAGACGTTAAGAAGAAGCTGGAAGCCGGCGCGCGAGTGGCCGATGTGGGTTGCGGAAAAGGTGCTTCCACGATCCTGATGGCTAAGGCATTTCCCAAGTCGCAATTCGTGGGATTCGATTACCACGACAAGTCAATTGAAGGCGCGCGCGAGTCCGCCAAGCGCGAAGGGGTTGCCGACCGGGTCAAATTTGAAGTGGCCAAAGCGAAAGACTATCCCGGAAAAGACTTCGATTTCGTCGCGGTTTTCGACTGCCTGCACGACATGGGAGACCCGAAAGGCGCAGCCGCCCACGTTCGCAAGTCGTTAAAGAGTGATGGCACCTGGATGATCGTGGAACCATTCGCAAACGACAACTTAAAAGACAATCTGACTCCTGTGGGCAGGGTTTACTACTCATTCTCCACGCTGCTGTGCACACCCTCTTCGCGATCGCAGGAGGTGGGCCTCTGCCTGGGGGCGCAATCTGGAGAGGCGCGCATCCGGGATGTCGTAACCTCAGCCGGTTTCAGTCGTTTTCGCCGCGCGACGGAAACGCCCTTTAATATTGTTTACGAAGCTCGGCCCTGA
- a CDS encoding ABC transporter permease, with the protein MTTQSNALQESAIESQRTAPAVVSATRPLYWSVRRELWENRSIYLAPLGVASAFLVGFLISLIQLPAKMRGLSALDPAHQREAIARPYDIAAGLMMLTGIIVSVFYCLDALHGERRDRSILFWKSLPVSDRTTVLAKASIPLVVVPLLTSAVAVGMYWIMLLLSSAVVLGSGQSVATLWTQVSFLQMSLLLLYHIFTAHTLWPAPIYGWLLLVSGWARRATFLWAALPLIAIAGVEGIAFHSSHFAALVGSRLIGAEPPTGYTPTNVFPTDPMTHIMPAHFLSSPGLWIGLAVTAAFLAAGVRLRRYQGPI; encoded by the coding sequence ATGACTACTCAATCGAACGCCCTGCAGGAGTCTGCGATCGAGTCGCAGAGGACCGCGCCCGCGGTTGTATCAGCCACTCGGCCGTTGTACTGGTCGGTGCGACGCGAACTGTGGGAGAACCGTTCCATCTATCTCGCGCCGCTGGGCGTCGCTTCGGCGTTTCTAGTCGGGTTTCTGATTAGCCTGATTCAACTGCCGGCCAAGATGCGTGGCCTGTCGGCTCTCGACCCAGCACACCAGAGGGAAGCGATCGCAAGGCCGTACGACATCGCGGCCGGTCTGATGATGCTCACCGGCATCATCGTGAGTGTGTTTTATTGCCTCGATGCGCTACATGGCGAGCGTCGCGATCGCAGCATTTTGTTCTGGAAGTCGCTGCCCGTATCCGACCGCACCACGGTGCTCGCGAAGGCGAGCATTCCACTTGTAGTTGTCCCACTGCTCACGTCTGCGGTTGCGGTCGGCATGTACTGGATCATGCTGCTGCTGAGCAGCGCTGTAGTGCTGGGGAGCGGTCAGAGTGTCGCGACGCTGTGGACGCAAGTTTCGTTCTTGCAGATGTCACTGCTGCTGCTCTACCACATTTTTACCGCCCATACGCTCTGGCCTGCGCCAATCTACGGGTGGCTGCTGCTGGTCTCAGGGTGGGCACGGCGAGCAACATTTTTATGGGCTGCGTTACCGCTGATCGCGATCGCCGGCGTCGAGGGGATTGCCTTCCACAGTTCGCACTTCGCTGCTCTGGTGGGATCCAGATTGATCGGCGCCGAGCCACCTACTGGCTACACACCGACGAATGTCTTCCCCACAGATCCAATGACGCATATCATGCCGGCTCATTTCCTGAGCAGCCCAGGACTGTGGATTGGCCTCGCAGTGACCGCTGCATTCCTCGCTGCAGGGGTGCGGTTGCGCCGCTATCAGGGACCGATCTGA
- a CDS encoding ABC transporter ATP-binding protein → MAYIEARGLRKAFGATIALDGVNLRVEEGRILGLIGPNGAGKTTALNAILGLTAYEGELRVLGRDPWMERDQLMRDVCFIADVAVLPRWARVAQLLEYVAGVHPRFDRAKAESLLARTTIGRDRKVRELSKGMVTQLHLALVMAIDARLLVLDEPTLGLDILFRKQFYDSLLNDYFDRSRTVVVATHQVEEIEHVLTDLMFIDRGRIVFDRSMEEVESRYSEVAVNPEQVAAARALHPMYERQALGRSILMFDGLDRQQLAALGDVRTPSIADLFVAVMGNQAGQAQGAAR, encoded by the coding sequence ATGGCATACATAGAAGCTCGCGGTCTGCGAAAGGCCTTCGGCGCGACCATTGCGCTGGACGGCGTCAATTTGCGGGTCGAGGAGGGACGCATCCTCGGGCTGATCGGTCCGAACGGCGCCGGCAAAACCACCGCGCTGAACGCCATCCTTGGCCTGACGGCGTATGAGGGAGAGCTGAGAGTGCTCGGACGCGATCCCTGGATGGAGCGCGATCAGCTCATGCGCGATGTCTGCTTTATCGCCGATGTCGCCGTGCTGCCACGCTGGGCACGGGTGGCCCAGCTGCTCGAGTACGTTGCCGGCGTGCATCCCCGCTTCGATCGCGCCAAGGCGGAAAGCCTTCTGGCAAGGACGACCATCGGGCGAGACCGCAAAGTCCGGGAATTGTCGAAGGGCATGGTGACCCAACTGCACCTCGCTTTGGTGATGGCCATTGACGCGCGCTTGCTGGTCCTCGATGAGCCGACGCTTGGTCTCGATATTCTCTTTCGCAAGCAGTTCTACGATTCACTGTTGAACGACTACTTCGACCGCAGCCGCACGGTGGTGGTAGCAACCCATCAGGTGGAAGAGATCGAGCACGTGCTCACCGACCTCATGTTCATTGATCGCGGCCGCATCGTCTTCGATCGCAGCATGGAAGAAGTGGAGTCGCGCTACTCGGAAGTGGCAGTGAACCCCGAGCAGGTCGCCGCTGCCAGAGCGCTCCATCCCATGTATGAGCGCCAGGCGCTGGGCCGCAGCATTCTGATGTTCGATGGTCTGGATCGTCAGCAACTGGCTGCTCTCGGGGACGTACGGACACCCAGCATCGCCGACTTGTTCGTTGCCGTGATGGGTAATCAGGCCGGCCAGGCACAAGGAGCCGCAAGATGA
- a CDS encoding GntR family transcriptional regulator, which translates to MDREWNSNQPIYRQLRDRVVAMILEGVLKEGDPLPSVRNVAVEYRVNPLTVLKGYQQLVDEGLVETRRGLGMFINAGARGLLLQTERQKFLTEEWPRIDATIQRLGLKAEELLNGSSSRKAKSKAKEEER; encoded by the coding sequence ATGGACCGTGAGTGGAACAGCAATCAACCGATCTATCGCCAGCTGCGCGACCGCGTGGTGGCGATGATCCTGGAGGGCGTGCTCAAGGAAGGCGATCCGCTGCCCTCGGTGCGCAACGTCGCGGTTGAATATCGGGTGAATCCGCTCACGGTTCTCAAGGGTTATCAGCAACTGGTGGACGAGGGCCTGGTCGAAACTAGGCGAGGCCTGGGCATGTTTATCAACGCCGGGGCGCGCGGTTTGCTGCTGCAGACAGAACGCCAGAAATTTCTCACTGAAGAATGGCCCCGAATCGACGCAACCATTCAGCGGCTCGGCCTGAAAGCGGAAGAACTGCTGAATGGAAGTTCCAGCCGCAAAGCGAAATCAAAAGCCAAAGAGGAGGAGCGCTGA
- a CDS encoding CPBP family intramembrane glutamic endopeptidase yields the protein MAVAASSLALWKEKTSRWWAFVAILAAMLVKRNVGLLQPTLQSVRFFDPSGFHRAFFSHFGPQDFMGVHLKGAWWILVYYAVVMLVCNIGGEELWWRGYVLPRQELAFGRTAWVVHGIFWSAFHLFMQPTLWDTVRMAVTGVALSFVAQHTRNTWPGLLGHTFGNLTFFLSLVKGVTSR from the coding sequence GTGGCTGTCGCGGCATCCTCGCTCGCCCTGTGGAAAGAGAAAACAAGCCGATGGTGGGCATTCGTTGCGATTCTGGCAGCCATGCTCGTCAAGCGTAACGTTGGTCTCTTGCAACCGACTCTGCAGTCTGTAAGATTCTTTGACCCTTCTGGGTTCCACCGCGCGTTCTTCAGCCATTTCGGCCCACAGGACTTCATGGGCGTTCACTTGAAGGGGGCCTGGTGGATTCTCGTCTACTACGCAGTTGTAATGCTGGTGTGCAACATCGGCGGCGAGGAACTGTGGTGGCGCGGTTATGTGTTGCCACGACAGGAACTGGCATTTGGGAGGACTGCATGGGTAGTCCACGGCATCTTTTGGTCAGCCTTCCACCTATTCATGCAGCCGACCCTTTGGGACACAGTACGCATGGCGGTCACAGGTGTCGCGCTTTCCTTCGTTGCACAACACACAAGAAATACCTGGCCGGGCTTACTCGGCCACACTTTTGGCAATTTGACTTTCTTCCTAAGCCTCGTAAAGGGCGTCACGTCCCGCTGA